A portion of the Salinigranum marinum genome contains these proteins:
- a CDS encoding DUF5518 domain-containing protein, which yields MLSNARTRRIPQVWRVAILGTIAALPATAVINWLPNSEATVGGGAMIVGPIIAGAVAANGSVEPSAAGLRAGFLGGMIAVSVFILTEGTTVTWSLNTIIFFLIAVVMLLCISPVFGLISGRIGGRVANTIAGFRVDQAS from the coding sequence ATGCTCTCAAATGCCCGAACCCGTCGAATTCCTCAGGTTTGGCGGGTTGCGATTCTCGGAACGATAGCTGCACTACCCGCCACTGCCGTAATAAACTGGCTTCCGAATTCCGAGGCAACTGTCGGTGGCGGGGCAATGATAGTTGGGCCAATAATCGCAGGAGCCGTCGCAGCTAACGGCTCGGTAGAGCCGAGTGCTGCTGGACTCCGTGCTGGGTTTCTGGGCGGAATGATTGCAGTATCTGTATTTATTCTCACAGAAGGCACGACGGTAACGTGGTCTCTCAACACGATCATATTCTTCCTCATTGCAGTCGTGATGCTTCTGTGTATCTCGCCGGTGTTCGGCCTAATATCCGGTCGAATCGGTGGCCGGGTAGCAAACACTATCGCTGGTTTCAGGGTCGATCAAGCGTCATGA